A window from Leptospira meyeri encodes these proteins:
- a CDS encoding penicillin-binding protein 1A, whose amino-acid sequence MNKEKTLRITITTFFSIALLGGFFFGYILSEVNKGKELQKLASYQPTTPTKLYDSNGVLFAELYRHKQELLKYSDIPPHVIHAFLSVEDDNFFNHFGIDFLAIVRAAIKNVFAGRIVQGGSTLTQQLAKTILQQRKKTFGRKFLEALLTLQIEQEYTKEEILEIYFNLIYLGHGTTGLSSAANVYFQKDVRDLSIAEAAMLARLPKAPVTYSPFKNPKEAKQAHLVVLGLMAKNGFIPKDQVQKIHDEFWERYWPVVITQSPSRSTWGAKLNRAPYFTEWVRQILEKELGEEALYTGGLRVYTTLDVRKQEIAEEELRKGLIEQDKYAFGANFRYVGRADRGLVSLYNLFGSIFPVGVPYVTSLDDRQVFRLHLEKEMAPALELLTDFTPSENESSAVKEFQRSSLVFSSNLHVEGAIVTIDHQTGYIQTMVGGSRFSPKNQFNRAMQARRQTGSAFKPFVYAAAIQNRAVGSGTGIMDAPLTTITEEGEGYSPQDISGDFRGMVPLSRALSLSLNIVSVQVLMRTGTDAVIDFASKVTKANKSRFPTGPALALGVAELTPYEMALGYSILANKGKDVIPFSVRYVLNQSGSVVYNKEKEVQETLAEEAKNGTIQIIPEATAYIIKQMLIGVAMGGTPTQALRASDKGNYKGESGGKTGSTSSYTNVWYAGFDPKYTSIVWMGFDKSSLSLGKGVTAAGVAAPIWGKMYSRWYNEGPYPVFYPNGKAEEIPADVVKGATCAFNGLSPGPNCPLTGNLFLKPITIAGRTLAVPGGRQCDGDRDHYRSMDLTDFLQRELEISDEELK is encoded by the coding sequence ATGAACAAAGAAAAAACACTTCGAATTACAATCACTACTTTCTTTAGTATTGCGCTCCTTGGCGGATTCTTTTTTGGATACATACTTTCTGAGGTAAATAAAGGAAAGGAGTTACAAAAGTTGGCATCTTATCAACCAACCACTCCTACCAAACTCTACGATTCGAATGGAGTTTTGTTCGCAGAACTGTATCGCCACAAACAAGAATTACTAAAATACAGCGACATTCCTCCTCATGTCATTCATGCATTTTTATCAGTAGAAGATGATAATTTTTTCAATCACTTTGGTATTGATTTTTTAGCCATTGTTCGTGCTGCCATCAAAAACGTTTTTGCCGGACGGATTGTCCAAGGTGGATCTACTCTTACCCAACAGCTTGCAAAAACAATCTTACAACAAAGGAAAAAAACATTTGGACGTAAGTTTTTAGAAGCACTCCTCACTTTGCAAATTGAACAAGAGTATACTAAAGAAGAAATTTTAGAAATCTATTTTAACTTAATTTATTTAGGACATGGAACCACTGGTCTTTCTTCTGCAGCTAATGTTTATTTCCAAAAAGATGTTAGAGATTTGAGCATTGCCGAAGCTGCCATGCTTGCGAGACTTCCCAAAGCACCTGTAACGTATTCTCCTTTCAAAAACCCCAAAGAAGCAAAACAGGCTCATCTGGTGGTTTTGGGGCTGATGGCAAAAAATGGTTTTATTCCCAAAGACCAAGTTCAAAAAATCCACGATGAATTTTGGGAAAGATACTGGCCAGTTGTGATCACACAATCTCCTTCTCGTTCCACATGGGGTGCAAAACTCAATAGAGCTCCTTATTTTACGGAATGGGTGCGCCAAATTCTAGAGAAAGAACTAGGAGAAGAGGCGTTGTACACTGGCGGATTAAGAGTTTATACAACGCTTGATGTTAGAAAACAAGAGATTGCAGAAGAAGAACTTAGGAAAGGTCTTATCGAACAAGATAAATATGCTTTTGGTGCAAACTTCCGTTATGTGGGAAGAGCTGATAGGGGCCTAGTTTCCTTGTACAATTTGTTCGGTTCAATTTTTCCCGTTGGTGTTCCTTACGTTACAAGTTTGGATGATAGGCAAGTATTTCGGCTTCATTTAGAAAAAGAAATGGCACCTGCGTTGGAACTTTTGACCGATTTCACTCCTTCTGAAAACGAAAGTTCCGCAGTCAAAGAATTTCAAAGGTCTTCTCTTGTATTTTCTTCCAACTTACATGTTGAAGGTGCCATCGTCACGATTGACCACCAAACTGGTTATATCCAAACGATGGTGGGTGGATCCAGATTTTCCCCTAAAAATCAATTTAACCGCGCTATGCAAGCGAGACGTCAAACTGGTTCTGCATTCAAACCATTTGTTTATGCTGCAGCAATTCAAAACAGAGCAGTTGGTTCTGGCACTGGAATTATGGATGCACCTTTAACAACAATCACCGAAGAAGGGGAAGGTTATTCTCCACAGGATATCTCTGGTGATTTTAGAGGAATGGTTCCGCTTTCTCGTGCTTTATCCTTATCTCTTAATATTGTTTCTGTTCAGGTACTGATGAGAACTGGAACTGATGCTGTCATTGATTTTGCATCCAAAGTTACCAAAGCAAATAAATCCAGGTTCCCTACTGGTCCTGCATTGGCTCTCGGAGTGGCGGAGTTAACTCCCTATGAAATGGCATTGGGTTATTCTATTTTAGCAAATAAAGGAAAAGATGTAATTCCGTTTAGCGTTCGTTATGTTTTGAATCAAAGTGGTTCTGTTGTTTATAATAAAGAGAAGGAAGTCCAAGAGACTCTTGCGGAGGAAGCAAAAAACGGGACGATTCAAATCATTCCTGAAGCAACTGCTTATATCATTAAGCAAATGTTAATTGGTGTTGCTATGGGTGGAACACCAACCCAAGCTCTTCGTGCTTCTGATAAAGGAAATTATAAGGGCGAGTCCGGTGGAAAAACTGGTTCTACTTCCTCTTATACCAATGTTTGGTATGCAGGCTTTGATCCAAAATACACATCCATTGTTTGGATGGGATTCGATAAATCCTCACTTTCCCTTGGTAAAGGTGTTACTGCCGCAGGTGTTGCTGCCCCGATTTGGGGGAAGATGTACTCTCGTTGGTACAACGAAGGCCCATACCCCGTATTCTATCCGAATGGAAAAGCAGAGGAAATACCTGCTGATGTGGTCAAAGGTGCCACTTGTGCTTTTAATGGACTTTCTCCTGGACCCAACTGTCCTTTGACTGGAAATTTATTTTTAAAACCAATTACCATAGCAGGTCGCACTCTTGCTGTTCCAGGTGGGCGGCAGTGTGACGGGGACCGTGATCACTACCGCTCGATGGATCTAACCGACTTTCTCCAAAGAGAGTTGGAAATCTCTGATGAGGAATTGAAATAA
- the glyA gene encoding serine hydroxymethyltransferase, translating to MSYLEKQDPEVYAALKKEDERQEHSLEMIASENFVSRPVLEAYHSTLTNKYAEGYPGKRYYNGCENADKIEQLAIERAKKMFGAEYANVQPHSGAQANMAVFLATLEPGDSFLGMNLAHGGHLTHGSAVNISGKYFKPIPYGVDEKTETINYDEVAKLAKEHKPKLIVVGASAYPRTIDFNKFREIANGIGAKIMADIAHISGLVVAGEHPSPIGVCDFVTTTTHKTLRGPRGGLILSSAEHEKILNSRVFPGIQGGPLMHVIAAKAVAFGEALRPDYKTYIQQVVKNAKVLADTFQKRGFRVVSGGTDNHIVLLDVSVKGLTGNDAANGLDHVGVTVNKNAIPFDKNPPAVASGIRLGTPALTTRGLKEKEIEAVGNLICDYLDHFGDSTWESKVKAGVKEITSAFPMKNFRLED from the coding sequence ATGAGTTATTTAGAAAAACAAGATCCAGAAGTCTACGCCGCTTTAAAAAAAGAAGACGAACGCCAAGAACATTCCCTAGAAATGATTGCTAGTGAAAACTTTGTATCCCGTCCAGTGTTGGAAGCTTACCACTCCACTCTTACGAACAAATATGCGGAAGGTTATCCTGGGAAACGTTACTACAACGGATGCGAAAACGCAGACAAGATAGAACAACTCGCAATTGAACGAGCAAAAAAAATGTTTGGTGCCGAATATGCGAATGTGCAACCACATAGCGGCGCACAGGCGAATATGGCAGTATTTCTTGCAACACTCGAACCAGGAGATAGTTTCCTTGGAATGAATTTGGCTCATGGTGGTCACCTAACTCATGGTAGTGCTGTCAACATCAGTGGAAAGTATTTTAAGCCAATCCCTTATGGTGTGGATGAAAAAACAGAAACGATCAATTATGATGAAGTGGCAAAACTCGCCAAAGAACACAAACCAAAACTAATTGTTGTGGGTGCATCTGCTTATCCAAGAACCATTGATTTTAATAAGTTCCGTGAAATTGCCAATGGAATTGGGGCCAAAATCATGGCGGATATTGCACATATCTCTGGTCTTGTAGTTGCAGGAGAACACCCAAGTCCAATAGGAGTTTGTGATTTTGTAACAACGACAACTCACAAAACTTTACGTGGACCAAGAGGAGGACTCATTCTTTCCTCCGCAGAACACGAAAAGATTTTAAACTCAAGAGTGTTTCCCGGAATCCAAGGGGGACCACTCATGCACGTGATTGCAGCAAAAGCCGTTGCCTTCGGCGAAGCTCTCAGGCCAGATTACAAAACTTATATCCAACAAGTAGTAAAGAATGCAAAAGTTCTGGCAGATACATTCCAAAAACGTGGATTTCGTGTGGTTTCTGGCGGAACAGACAACCATATTGTTCTTCTTGATGTTTCAGTAAAAGGACTCACGGGAAATGATGCTGCGAATGGGTTGGATCATGTAGGAGTGACAGTCAATAAAAATGCAATTCCTTTTGATAAAAATCCTCCTGCAGTTGCTTCAGGAATCCGACTAGGAACACCTGCCCTTACTACTCGCGGTTTAAAAGAAAAAGAAATTGAAGCAGTAGGAAATCTAATTTGTGATTACCTGGATCATTTTGGTGATTCTACTTGGGAATCCAAAGTAAAAGCAGGAGTGAAAGAAATTACTTCTGCTTTTCCAATGAAAAACTTCCGATTAGAAGACTAA
- a CDS encoding rhomboid family intramembrane serine protease, with protein MASRYPGYELRFGPPMVPVVRTLIIINAVIFLLQMITKLAFHSPILELYFGLTPELVFNGWVWQLLSYAFLHGSFLHILFNMLSLWMFGSELAENWGERAFLKFYLFTAFLGGVGTVVAQFFGFPQGLVVGASASIYGLLVAYAMTWPNRELLVFLIFPMRAKYFVMIVMLMVLFAQGERVAHFAHLGGAIGGFFLMKVYTGWKKKVGSLPTWSLSRYLQKRRFMRYQEEMAKRENAKTKVDELLEKISKNGMDSLSRSERKFLNEASQKYFNE; from the coding sequence ATGGCCTCTCGTTACCCAGGATATGAACTCCGATTTGGACCCCCAATGGTTCCCGTTGTACGCACTCTCATCATCATAAACGCAGTAATATTCCTTCTGCAGATGATAACGAAACTGGCTTTCCATTCTCCCATTCTAGAACTTTATTTCGGCCTTACCCCGGAACTGGTTTTCAATGGTTGGGTCTGGCAACTCCTGAGTTATGCCTTTCTACACGGGAGTTTTTTACATATTCTGTTTAATATGCTGAGCCTTTGGATGTTTGGTTCAGAACTTGCCGAGAATTGGGGAGAAAGAGCCTTTTTAAAATTTTATCTTTTCACTGCATTTCTTGGCGGGGTGGGTACTGTCGTTGCCCAATTTTTTGGTTTTCCCCAAGGACTAGTGGTCGGGGCAAGCGCGAGTATCTATGGACTACTCGTTGCCTATGCGATGACTTGGCCAAACCGAGAACTTCTTGTTTTTCTCATCTTTCCCATGAGAGCCAAATACTTTGTCATGATTGTAATGCTTATGGTACTGTTTGCGCAAGGGGAAAGAGTGGCCCATTTTGCTCATTTAGGAGGAGCCATTGGAGGTTTTTTCTTGATGAAAGTTTACACTGGCTGGAAAAAGAAAGTGGGTTCCCTTCCGACTTGGTCTCTCTCTCGGTATCTGCAAAAACGCAGGTTTATGCGTTACCAGGAAGAAATGGCAAAAAGAGAAAACGCAAAAACGAAAGTGGATGAACTTTTGGAAAAAATTTCCAAAAATGGGATGGATTCCCTTTCCCGAAGTGAAAGAAAGTTTTTAAACGAAGCCTCACAGAAATATTTTAACGAGTGA
- a CDS encoding DUF4254 domain-containing protein: MKALEAIKAVSIFQESVLDWHKKEAPHPNPYPEGSLESTLYQKNHIDTIQWHIEDEIRRPDIALEEVVALKRKIDKLNQDRTDMVEKLDDFVIEMFRSITPKPDARLNSESPAWLLDRMSILELKIYHMEEQVSRKDASASKEHIAKCQTKLDILLDQREDLKKCLDELFSDYSLGIKRVKVYRQMKMYNDQNLNPSLYKNQK, encoded by the coding sequence ATGAAAGCATTGGAAGCCATAAAAGCCGTCTCAATTTTCCAGGAATCCGTTCTGGATTGGCATAAAAAAGAAGCCCCTCATCCAAACCCTTACCCAGAAGGAAGTCTCGAATCGACTCTCTACCAAAAAAACCATATTGATACCATCCAATGGCACATTGAAGATGAAATCCGAAGGCCGGACATTGCTTTGGAAGAAGTAGTAGCTCTCAAACGAAAGATCGATAAACTAAACCAAGATAGAACTGATATGGTGGAAAAACTCGACGACTTTGTCATTGAGATGTTTCGTTCCATCACTCCCAAACCAGATGCGAGACTAAACTCCGAATCACCAGCTTGGTTACTAGATCGAATGAGTATCCTGGAACTAAAGATCTACCATATGGAAGAACAAGTTTCCAGAAAGGATGCGTCTGCATCAAAAGAACATATAGCCAAATGCCAAACAAAACTCGATATTCTCCTAGACCAAAGGGAAGATCTCAAAAAATGTTTGGACGAACTTTTTTCGGACTACTCACTTGGAATCAAAAGAGTAAAAGTTTATCGTCAAATGAAGATGTACAATGATCAAAATCTAAATCCATCATTGTATAAGAATCAAAAATGA
- a CDS encoding NRDE family protein has protein sequence MIAYRVHPDYPLVIVSNRDEFFERPTASLHLWDTSPKIIAGKDLKAGGTWLGASSLGKVSFLTNVRNFRNPSHPHPKSRGKLVLDFLQSPKDLSSRNYRAEVFSNASQFEGFNLFLYDGKEANYVGGDPLQESELLPGFHAVSNASWNTVWPKTAKLKANVKQVFDSIPMNDNWISRVTLEFFRLLSDADIVKEDSLLPDTGIGLERERYLSSIRIRVPGYGTRASTILFYGKKEVEIVERTFPDPLSNEYSERREVLAFSES, from the coding sequence GTGATCGCATATAGGGTTCATCCGGATTACCCTCTTGTCATTGTCTCCAATAGAGATGAGTTTTTTGAAAGGCCAACGGCCTCCCTTCACTTATGGGATACGAGTCCTAAAATCATTGCGGGAAAGGATTTAAAAGCAGGGGGAACTTGGCTTGGTGCGAGTTCTTTAGGTAAGGTTTCCTTTCTTACCAATGTCAGAAATTTTCGAAATCCTTCGCATCCCCATCCAAAATCAAGAGGCAAACTTGTATTAGATTTTCTGCAATCACCCAAGGACCTTTCTTCTCGAAATTATAGGGCAGAAGTTTTCTCTAATGCGAGCCAGTTCGAAGGTTTTAATTTATTTTTGTATGATGGCAAAGAAGCAAACTATGTGGGAGGAGATCCATTACAAGAATCTGAATTGTTACCAGGTTTTCATGCAGTGAGTAACGCGAGTTGGAATACGGTTTGGCCAAAAACGGCAAAACTAAAGGCGAACGTGAAACAGGTGTTTGATTCCATTCCGATGAATGACAATTGGATCTCCCGTGTCACTTTAGAGTTCTTTCGTTTACTTTCTGATGCTGACATTGTGAAAGAAGACTCTCTTCTGCCCGACACAGGGATTGGTTTGGAGAGAGAAAGGTATTTATCATCCATTCGAATTCGTGTTCCAGGTTACGGAACTCGTGCATCTACGATTTTATTTTATGGCAAAAAAGAAGTGGAGATTGTGGAAAGAACCTTCCCCGATCCGCTTTCCAATGAATATTCGGAACGGAGAGAGGTTTTAGCATTTAGCGAGAGTTAG
- a CDS encoding lipoate--protein ligase family protein, with the protein MNSNKIFFFPEIPPRSPYYNLAIEEAIALKLVSEGITAGVRLWKNPDSIILGLSENPFRNIKEEVVTKYESVARTVGFHKKPKPNFCYIARRASGGGTVFHSLSGNINYSLYFNLDERKDLFPVKDSYDILLGIVAKSLGRQNIQCFPKGKSDLVLEKNGIYKKISGNAQFRKRNCIVQHGTLILEDRLIERVAEVLYHPPEEPDYRKERSHKEFLTSLPNFFSEKVWAKDLVREVFSYLGESEPEDFSKISFFGSDFSTFRKHVLQESESIRKKKYQNPEYTLHREIPT; encoded by the coding sequence GTGAATTCCAACAAAATATTCTTTTTTCCAGAAATACCACCTAGGTCACCTTACTATAACTTGGCGATCGAGGAGGCAATAGCTTTAAAACTGGTTTCCGAAGGGATCACGGCAGGGGTGAGGTTATGGAAAAATCCTGATTCCATCATTTTGGGTCTTTCGGAAAATCCATTCCGAAACATCAAAGAAGAAGTGGTGACAAAATACGAATCGGTTGCAAGGACTGTTGGGTTTCATAAAAAGCCAAAACCTAATTTTTGTTATATTGCAAGACGAGCTTCCGGTGGGGGGACGGTCTTTCACTCGCTTTCAGGAAATATCAATTACTCTCTCTATTTTAATTTGGATGAGAGGAAGGATCTTTTTCCTGTCAAAGATTCGTATGATATCCTCCTTGGAATTGTAGCAAAGTCCTTGGGAAGACAAAACATCCAATGTTTTCCAAAAGGGAAATCCGATTTGGTTCTGGAAAAAAATGGAATCTATAAAAAGATTTCAGGAAACGCTCAATTTCGAAAACGGAATTGTATTGTCCAACATGGAACACTCATTTTGGAAGATCGATTAATTGAACGTGTGGCAGAAGTCCTGTACCACCCTCCCGAAGAACCTGACTATCGTAAAGAAAGAAGTCACAAAGAATTTCTTACCTCCCTTCCCAATTTTTTTTCTGAAAAGGTTTGGGCAAAAGATCTTGTTCGGGAAGTTTTTTCTTATTTAGGAGAATCTGAGCCAGAGGATTTTTCAAAAATTTCCTTCTTTGGCTCTGACTTTTCTACTTTTCGGAAACACGTGCTCCAAGAATCTGAATCTATTCGCAAGAAGAAATACCAAAATCCAGAATACACACTTCATAGAGAAATTCCAACATGA
- a CDS encoding MBL fold metallo-hydrolase has product MIVQLYGVRGSIASPLRNQDYRKKIIDILDLYRQSGAGVSADEFWQDLPYHLKFVTGSDTTCVSVTDDDGEVFVLDMGTGLRNLGDELVSDYLSNKLKRTVSFFITHTHWDHIQGLPFFKPIYFPDFLLNFYSPYSDLESRLQKQQEPEFFPVPLDGTGSAKDFKLFFPGDVLEFGSGMKVECYPLKHPGGSFAYKFTNRAGKIFIFATDAEFTGADMDLIHECQPFFADADLLILDTQYTLDESFSKFDWGHTAYTMSVNCATSWRVKNLVLTHHEPSYSDEKIYEIYKDAKLHKEQLGEKKLKIHLAREGLRFHL; this is encoded by the coding sequence GTGATTGTGCAACTCTACGGAGTCCGCGGCTCCATTGCGAGTCCCCTCCGAAACCAAGACTACCGCAAAAAAATTATCGATATTCTGGACCTCTATCGGCAATCGGGGGCTGGTGTTTCGGCCGATGAATTCTGGCAAGACCTCCCATACCATCTCAAATTTGTCACGGGATCTGACACAACTTGTGTTTCTGTCACCGATGATGATGGCGAAGTTTTTGTTTTGGATATGGGAACAGGGCTTCGGAATTTGGGAGATGAACTTGTCTCCGATTATCTTTCCAACAAATTAAAAAGGACAGTCTCTTTCTTTATCACGCACACCCATTGGGATCATATCCAAGGACTCCCTTTCTTTAAGCCCATCTATTTCCCTGACTTCCTCCTTAATTTTTACTCTCCTTATTCCGATTTAGAATCCCGTTTGCAAAAACAACAAGAACCTGAGTTTTTTCCAGTTCCCTTGGATGGAACCGGATCTGCGAAAGATTTCAAACTCTTCTTTCCTGGGGATGTTTTAGAATTTGGATCTGGGATGAAGGTGGAATGTTATCCTTTAAAACATCCGGGGGGGTCTTTTGCGTATAAGTTTACCAATAGAGCCGGTAAAATTTTTATTTTTGCCACTGATGCGGAATTTACGGGAGCAGATATGGATCTAATCCATGAATGCCAACCTTTCTTTGCAGATGCTGATTTACTTATATTAGATACCCAATATACTTTAGATGAATCTTTTTCCAAGTTTGATTGGGGGCATACCGCCTACACTATGTCAGTGAATTGTGCAACATCCTGGCGCGTAAAAAACTTAGTCCTAACACATCATGAACCAAGTTATTCAGATGAAAAAATATACGAAATTTATAAGGATGCCAAACTCCACAAAGAACAGTTAGGCGAAAAAAAATTAAAAATTCATTTAGCAAGGGAAGGTTTACGCTTCCACCTATAA